From one Triticum urartu cultivar G1812 chromosome 3, Tu2.1, whole genome shotgun sequence genomic stretch:
- the LOC125544283 gene encoding potassium channel AKT1, which yields MSSRSGAARMRACGPWGEGGSGVVGDAHALEREMSRDGSHYSLSSGILPSLGARSNRRVKLRRFIISPYDRRYRLWETFLIVLVVYSAWVSPFEFGFIRIPTGGLAATDNAVNAIFAVDIILTFFVAYLDRLTYLLEDDPKRIAWRYATSWLVLDVASTIPSEIARRMLPSKLRSYGFFNMLRLWRLRRVSSLFARLEKDRHFNYFWVRCAKLICVTLFAVHCAACFYYLLADRYPDPKETWIGNTMPDFHSKGLWIRYVTSVYWSITTLTTVGYGDYHAENIREMIFNIFYMFFNLGLTAYLIGNMTNLVVHGPSRTRKYRDTIQAATSFALRNQLPPRLQDQMISHLSLKFRTDSEGLQQQETLDALPKAIRSSISQYLFLNLVQNIYLFQGVSNDLIFQLVSEMKAEYFPPREDVILQNEAPTDFYILVSGSVELVEVPNGAEHGAEQVVGVAKSGEVIGEIGVLCYRPQLFTVRTRSLCQLLRMNRTAFLSIVQSNVGDGTIIMNNLIQLLKEQTDGVMVGVLKEIESMLARGRLDLPITLCFAVTRGDDHLLHQLLKRNLDPNESDQDGRTALHIAASKGNEQCVKLLLEYGADPNARDSEGKVPLWEAVYAKHDTVVQLLVKGGAELSSGDTSLYACTAVEQNNIELLKQILKHVIDVNRPSKDGNIPLHRAVCDGNVEMVELLLRHGADIDKQDSNGWTPRALAEQQGHEEIQNLFRSVIAPRKYTSNGRVTPMLLGRFSSDPSMQKVIREDVEQQPSKVLPQRRKVSFHNSLFGVISSAHPRRETDHLLSRGLAATGGPTYPQAHHNPLIRVTISCPEMGNTAGKLVILPGSIKELLQLGAKKFDMMPTKVLTIEGAEVDEVELIRDGDHLVLASDDWVPDDTQIRGKN from the exons ATGTCGTCGAGGTCCGGGGCCGCCAGGATGCGGGCGTGCGGGCCGTGGGGCGAGGGCGGCAGCGGCGTCGTCGGGGACGCGCACGCGCTCGAGAGGGAGATGTCGCGGGACGGCAGCCACTACAGCCTCTCCAGCGGCATCCTGCCGTCCCTCGGCGCGCGGAGCAACCGCCGCGTCAAGCTCCGCCGCTTCATCATCTCGCCCTACGACCGCCGATACAG ATTGTGGGAGACTTTCCTCATAGTTCTTGTGGTCTACTCTGCGTGGGTCTCCCCATTCGAATTTGGCTTCATTCGGATTCCTACGGGAGGCCTAGCTGCGACGGATAATGCCGTGAATGCAATCTTCGCAGTTGACATCATCCTGACCTTCTTTGTAGCTTACTTGGACAGACTGACCTATTTGCTGGAAGATGATCCAAAGAGGATTGCTTGGCGTTATGCTACCAGCTGGTTGGTTCTTGACGTTGCCTCCACCATCCCATCAGAAATTGCTCGCAGGATGCTACCTTCAAAGCTCAGATCATATGGATTCTTCAACATGCTTCGTCTATGGCGTCTCCGGAGAGTCAGCTCTCTCTTTGCTAG ATTGGAGAAGGATAGACACTTCAATTACTTCTGGGTTCGATGTGCAAAGCTCATTTGT GTCACACTTTTTGCCGTGCACTGTGCAGCATGCTTCTACTATCTCCTTGCTGATAGGTACCCAGACCCAAAGGAAACATGGATTGGCAATACCATGCCAGATTTTCATTCCAAGGGCTTGTGGATTCGCTACGTAACATCAGTATATTGGTCAATCACCACACTTACCACTGTGGGTTATGGGGATTATCATGCGGAGAATATAAGGGAGATGATTTTCAACATTTTCTACATGTTCTTTAACCTTGGACTGACTGCTTATTTGATTGGCAACATGACCAACTTGGTTGTCCATGGCCCCAGCCGTACTCGAAAATAT CGGGATACAATTCAAGCAGCAACCAGCTTTGCACTTAGGAATCAGCTACCACCTCGGTTGCAAGATCAGATGATATCACATCTTAGCTTAAAGTTCAGGACAGATTCTGAAGGTCTTCAACAACAAGAGACACTTGATGCGCTGCCTAAGGCTATTAGATCTAGCATTTCACAATATCTGTTTCTCAATCTGGTTCAAAACATTTACTTGTTTCAAGGAGTATCTAATGATCTGATTTTTCAACTG GTTTCGGAGATGAAAGCCGAATATTTTCCACCTAGGGAGGACGTCATTTTGCAGAATGAAGCACCCACTGACTTCTACATTTTAGTTTCTGGTAGTGTG GAATTAGTAGAGGTTCCAAATGGTGCGGAGCATGGTGCAGAACAG GTGGTTGGAGTGGCCAAGTCAGGAGAGGTTATTGGAGAAATTGGGGTTCTTTGCTATAGGCCTCAACTATTCACAGTCCGGACAAGATCCTTATGTCAGCTTCTACGGATGAATCGTACGGCCTTTCTCAGCATTGTTCAATCCAATGTTGGAGATGGAACTATCATAATGAACAACCTTATTCAG TTACTAAAAGAGCAGACAGACGGCGTAATGGTGGGTGTTCTGAAGGAGATCGAGAGCATGCTAGCTCGAGGCCGTCTGGATTTGCCAATTACACTCTGCTTTGCAGTGACTAGAGGAGACGACCATTTGTTGCATCAACTACTTAAGCGTAATTTGGATCCAAATGAGTCAGATCAAGATGGGCGTACGGCACTG CACATAGCTGCTTCCAAAGGAAATGAGCAATGTGTCAAGCTTCTATTAGAATATGGAGCTGATCCAAATGCCAGGG ATTCGGAAGGAAAGGTTCCGCTATGGGAGGCTGTGTATGCGAAGCATGATACGGTTGTGCAGCTGTTAGTCAAGGGCGGTGCAGAACTATCATCTGGGGATACGAGCTTATATGCTTGCACCGCAGTCGAGCAAAACAATATAGAACTGCTCAAGCAGATACTCAAGCATGTCATCGATGTAAACAGGCCATCCAAAGACGGAAACATTCCGCTGCACCGTGCTGTCTGTGACGGGAACGTTGAGATGGTTGAGTTGTTACTGAGACACGGAGCGGACATCGACAAGCAGGACAGCAACGGCTGGACCCCAAGGGCTCTAGCTGAGCAACAAGGCCATGAAGAAATACAAAACCTGTTTAGATCAGTGATAGCACCAAGGAAGTACACATCAAATGGTAGGGTGACACCTATGTTGCTAGGCAGGTTCAGCAGTGATCCCTCGATGCAAAAAGTGATCCGTGAAGATGTTGAGCAGCAACCCAGCAAGGTTCTTCCGCAAAGAAGGAAAGTCAGCTTCCACAACTCTCTTTTTGGTGTCATCTCTTCGGCTCATCCGCGCCGGGAGACTGACCATCTGCTCTCAAGAGGTCTTGCGGCAACAGGCGGTCCGACTTATCCTCAGGCCCATCACAACCCACTCATCAGGGTGACAATCAGCTGCCCCGAGATGGGGAACACTGCTGGGAAGCTTGTGATCTTGCCGGGGTCGATAAAGGAGCTTCTTCAACTAGGTGCGAAGAAGTTTGACATGATGCCCACTAAGGTCCTGACAATTGAGGGCGCAGAAGTTGACGAGGTTGAGCTCATCAGAGATGGTGATCACCTTGTTCTCGCCAGTGATGACTGGGTACCAGATGATACGCAA